In Candidatus Kaelpia imicola, the DNA window CGATGGTATTTGACTCTTACTTTGATGTCTATAGAGGAGTTATCCTATATTTAAGAGTCTTCGATGGTTCTATCAAGTCTGGAGATAGAATAAGATTGTTCTCTCAAAATAGTGAATACGATGTTGAGGAGGTAGGGATATTGACTCCCTATCCTGAGAAGGTCGACTCTTTAGGTGTGGGAGAGGTCGGCTTTATAGCAGCAGGCATAAGGTCTCCGCGTGATGTTATATCTGGTGATACTGTAACCTCTGTTTTAAATCCTGCAGGGGAACCTCTTTCGGGATTTAGAAAGCCTAAACCTATGGTCTATGCCGGGCTCTATCCTGTAAATAGTTCTGATTTTACGTTATTTAGAGACTCCCTGGAAAAACTATCTTTAACCGATTCCGCTTTAACTTTTGAACCTGAAAATTCACCTGCTCTTGGTCCGGGATTTAGATCCGGGTTTTTAGGGTTGCTGCATATGGATATAATTCAGGAGAGATTGGAGAGAGAGTTTGATATAGATATTATCATTACCACTCCCAATGTAAAGTATATTATGGTTAAAAAAGACGGAGCGGAGATAGAGCTTGATACTCCGGCAAAGTTTATCAACTCTAAAGAGATAAAAATTTTAGAACCCTTTGTTAAGGCTTATATTTTGGTGCCTACTGAGTCTATAGGCTCTGTTATGGAGCTTTCTCAGACACGCCGCGGAACATACAAAACCACAGAGTACTACGGTAAGGATAGAGTGGGTATAGTTTACGAGCTTCCTCTTGCCGAGATCCTTGTTGATTTTCATGATAAGATAAAATCGATCACGAGCGGTTACGGTTCTCTGGATTATGAGTTTTTGGAATATAGAGAGGTTAACTTAGTAAGGATAGACGTATTACTAAACGGCGAATCATGTGAGGCGCTCTCTGTTTTGATCAATAAAGAGAAGTCACAATACAAAGGTAGGCAGCTTGTACATCAATTGCGTTCGATAATACCTAAGCAGTTATTCGAAGTGGCGGTTCAGGCTGCGATAGGCAGTAAGGTTGTTGCCAGAGAGACAGTACCCCCCTTAAAAAAACATGTCACAGGTAAATGTTATGGCGGTGATATAACAAGAAAGAGAAAATTATGGAATAGGCAGAGTGAGGGTAAGAAACGTATGAAGAAATTTGGTAAGGTTGATATTCCGC includes these proteins:
- the lepA gene encoding translation elongation factor 4 yields the protein MDKKLIRNFSIIAHIDHGKSTLADRLLLYTGAITKREFKAQILDDMELERERGITIKASAVRLWHREGGKNYQLNLIDTPGHVDFTSEVTKSISCSEAALLIIDAAQGVEAQTVANLHFALERDLKIIPVINKIDLPNARVDEVEQQVEDILQIERRDILKTSAKEGLGIKEILDKIVQDVPAPAGKEESPLKAMVFDSYFDVYRGVILYLRVFDGSIKSGDRIRLFSQNSEYDVEEVGILTPYPEKVDSLGVGEVGFIAAGIRSPRDVISGDTVTSVLNPAGEPLSGFRKPKPMVYAGLYPVNSSDFTLFRDSLEKLSLTDSALTFEPENSPALGPGFRSGFLGLLHMDIIQERLEREFDIDIIITTPNVKYIMVKKDGAEIELDTPAKFINSKEIKILEPFVKAYILVPTESIGSVMELSQTRRGTYKTTEYYGKDRVGIVYELPLAEILVDFHDKIKSITSGYGSLDYEFLEYREVNLVRIDVLLNGESCEALSVLINKEKSQYKGRQLVHQLRSIIPKQLFEVAVQAAIGSKVVARETVPPLKKHVTGKCYGGDITRKRKLWNRQSEGKKRMKKFGKVDIPQEAFLAMLKLD